A single window of Candidatus Paceibacterota bacterium DNA harbors:
- the trpS gene encoding tryptophan--tRNA ligase: MKKILLSGVKPTGRPHIGNFFGAMKQFVDLQENHESYIFIADLHALTTVQNKEEMSENIIGVALDYLAIGLDPKKVVLYKQSDVPQVAELGWIFNCLTTMPYLMRAHAFKDAEAKNKEINVGLFDYPLLMAADILIQDANVVPTGLDQKQHIEITRDTAEKFNRIFGDTFKMPEPLILDSVKVVPGIDGQKMSKSYNNTISLFASDEEIKKTVMGIVTDSSAGVPTNVYAIHSLIKDKASLDALYEEKKGKYKDLKDALIEDMIAFIKPMREKREALAKDKKAVIKILKEGGERARERAEAKMKIVREKIGVAL; the protein is encoded by the coding sequence ATGAAAAAAATCTTGCTTTCAGGAGTAAAGCCAACTGGCCGGCCTCATATCGGGAATTTCTTCGGCGCCATGAAGCAATTCGTTGACCTTCAAGAGAATCACGAGAGCTACATTTTCATCGCTGATCTTCACGCACTCACTACAGTTCAGAATAAGGAAGAGATGAGCGAGAATATTATTGGCGTCGCACTGGATTATCTTGCGATCGGACTTGATCCAAAAAAAGTAGTGCTTTACAAACAATCTGATGTCCCGCAAGTAGCCGAACTTGGCTGGATATTCAATTGCCTTACGACTATGCCGTACCTTATGCGTGCACACGCTTTTAAGGATGCGGAGGCTAAGAATAAAGAAATAAATGTCGGTCTTTTTGATTATCCTCTTCTTATGGCCGCCGACATATTAATCCAAGACGCAAATGTCGTGCCGACCGGTCTCGATCAGAAACAACATATCGAAATCACTCGAGACACAGCAGAAAAATTCAACAGGATTTTCGGAGATACATTCAAAATGCCAGAACCGCTTATCCTAGATTCAGTAAAGGTGGTTCCTGGAATTGACGGACAGAAGATGTCGAAAAGTTACAACAACACCATCTCACTTTTCGCTTCTGACGAAGAAATCAAAAAAACGGTCATGGGAATTGTCACGGATTCAAGTGCGGGAGTGCCAACGAATGTATATGCAATTCATTCACTCATCAAAGACAAAGCATCACTCGATGCACTCTACGAAGAGAAAAAGGGCAAGTATAAAGACCTCAAAGATGCACTTATAGAAGATATGATTGCGTTCATAAAGCCAATGCGAGAAAAGCGCGAAGCTCTGGCAAAAGACAAAAAGGCGGTCATCAAAATTCTGAAAGAGGGGGGCGAGCGAGCCCGCGAGCGAGCCGAAGCAAAAATGAAGATTGTTCGAGAAAAAATAGGAGTTGCGCTCTAA
- the trpA gene encoding tryptophan synthase subunit alpha, giving the protein MKNNLDRTIEKFGAGKKTGIMAHLVTGYPTLALSKKIAQSLVAGGADIIEIQVPFSDPMADGPLIVEACQKSLDNGTKVKDSFALAAFVDKTLKTPVVLMTYANIVIHMGIEKFCDECKKHKISGVIVPDLPHDSKEGEELKKQATRKGIHLIYVLSPAIEKERLEKISRQATGFLYCTSRQGTTGTGKRFASDLHSYLKRVKKSSHLPLAVGFGISSHKDIKEIKPEGDIAVIGSAVIDLIQKTPTQNILKTIEKFVVRLNQ; this is encoded by the coding sequence ATGAAAAATAATCTTGACCGCACAATAGAAAAATTCGGTGCAGGGAAAAAAACGGGGATTATGGCCCATCTTGTAACTGGATATCCGACCCTTGCTCTCTCAAAAAAAATTGCGCAGTCGCTCGTGGCCGGTGGGGCAGATATTATCGAAATCCAAGTCCCTTTTTCTGACCCAATGGCAGACGGACCACTTATTGTTGAAGCTTGTCAGAAATCCCTCGATAATGGAACCAAAGTAAAAGATAGTTTTGCGTTGGCTGCATTCGTAGACAAAACTTTAAAAACTCCTGTGGTGCTTATGACATATGCGAATATTGTTATTCATATGGGTATCGAAAAATTCTGCGATGAGTGCAAGAAACATAAAATTTCTGGAGTAATTGTCCCTGATCTTCCCCATGACTCCAAAGAGGGAGAGGAATTAAAGAAACAAGCAACAAGAAAAGGGATTCATTTGATTTATGTTCTCTCTCCAGCGATAGAAAAAGAGAGGCTCGAGAAAATTTCTAGACAAGCAACTGGCTTTCTCTACTGCACATCGAGACAGGGAACTACCGGAACTGGAAAAAGATTTGCGAGTGACTTGCATTCCTATCTTAAAAGAGTAAAAAAAAGTTCTCATTTGCCGTTAGCTGTCGGATTTGGAATTTCCTCTCACAAAGACATAAAAGAAATAAAACCCGAGGGAGATATTGCGGTCATTGGCAGTGCAGTTATTGATCTTATACAAAAAACTCCAACACAAAATATACTGAAGACTATTGAAAAGTTCGTAGTGAGGTTGAATCAATAA
- the trpB gene encoding tryptophan synthase subunit beta, with protein MKRKEKQKNTYGGAYVPEMLVHALKEIEIEFEKALKDTQFQKKFRELLHSYSGRPTPLIYAENLTKHFGGGKLYLKNEGANHTGAHKITHCLGQALIAKRLGKKELIAETGAGQHGVATATVAAKFGFKCKIFMGEVDIARQRPNVFWMEQLGAEVISVSSGSKTLKDAVNEALKYWMAHSDESYYVIGSVLGPHPYPEMNRTFQSIIGEEIREQTRKAEKKLPDVVVACVGGGSNAIGAFYDFVKEKGVRLIGVEAGGIGKRVGENAMRKENGSLGIFQGYKSLFLQTSEGHIAPTHSVAAGLDYPGMGPELATLFREKRVELQSATDKKAVEACLLTAKYEGVIPALESSHALAYAYKILPKLSKKEVVVVNVSGRGDKDLFNLTRYLNHKEFKKFLAEEIQRYEK; from the coding sequence ATGAAAAGAAAAGAAAAACAAAAAAATACATACGGCGGAGCATATGTTCCAGAGATGCTTGTTCACGCACTCAAAGAAATAGAAATCGAATTTGAGAAAGCTCTGAAAGATACTCAATTTCAGAAAAAATTTCGAGAACTTCTCCACTCTTACAGCGGACGGCCAACTCCGCTTATTTATGCTGAAAATCTCACCAAACATTTTGGCGGCGGGAAGTTATATCTCAAAAATGAAGGTGCAAACCATACAGGCGCTCACAAAATCACTCACTGCTTGGGCCAAGCACTCATTGCAAAAAGACTAGGGAAAAAAGAGCTGATTGCAGAGACCGGGGCAGGCCAGCACGGAGTCGCAACTGCAACCGTTGCCGCAAAATTCGGTTTTAAGTGCAAAATATTTATGGGAGAAGTTGATATCGCCCGGCAAAGACCGAACGTTTTCTGGATGGAACAACTTGGAGCAGAGGTTATAAGTGTTTCTTCGGGAAGCAAGACCCTCAAAGATGCTGTAAACGAAGCCCTCAAATATTGGATGGCACATTCGGATGAAAGTTATTATGTGATTGGTTCAGTACTCGGCCCCCATCCATATCCAGAAATGAACAGGACTTTCCAGTCGATTATCGGAGAAGAAATTCGTGAGCAAACAAGAAAAGCAGAAAAAAAGCTTCCTGATGTAGTTGTCGCCTGCGTAGGAGGCGGGAGCAACGCGATCGGCGCATTTTACGATTTTGTGAAAGAAAAAGGGGTGCGACTTATCGGAGTTGAAGCGGGAGGAATCGGAAAAAGAGTCGGGGAAAATGCTATGCGAAAAGAAAATGGCAGCCTCGGGATCTTTCAAGGGTATAAATCACTTTTTCTTCAGACAAGCGAAGGACATATCGCCCCAACGCATAGCGTAGCGGCGGGATTAGATTACCCGGGCATGGGACCGGAACTCGCGACACTTTTTCGAGAAAAAAGAGTTGAACTTCAATCTGCAACTGATAAAAAAGCTGTGGAAGCATGCCTTCTTACGGCAAAATATGAGGGGGTTATTCCTGCGCTTGAATCTTCCCACGCGCTTGCATATGCGTATAAAATACTGCCGAAACTCTCGAAAAAAGAAGTGGTAGTGGTAAACGTATCAGGAAGAGGGGATAAAGACCTCTTCAATCTCACAAGATATCTCAATCATAAGGAATTTAAAAAGTTTCTCGCAGAGGAAATTCAAAGATATGAAAAATAA
- a CDS encoding GAF domain-containing sensor histidine kinase: MFLRKTKSQALKSPSTPHEDELKKAAESLYKQNHELAIKNKTLSLLRELYQTSIQNLEPNILAGKLAEQILKAFEYELVAFFSYNGNRDELVPSEFARSERWNATRAKLQVHIDSFHFPSASTHPILGKVLRDKQMVHIENITELWGKNVSEKTLKEFQENTHLKSILMYPLFTDGKNLGVLMFGLNRNYDELIQYEKDSIGSFINVISIALDKAYLYQELQVTNEDLAVANDKLKELDQLKSEFLGLASHQLRSPMTAIKGYASLILEGEFGTVSPELKGAVDIIYHSTQTLTSMVADFLDVSRIEQGNMKYDMADFDFKVLTEEVISEQKPNIEKAGLAFAFKPEEGKTYMMNGDKQKLKQILVNFIDNSVKYTPKGSMTVSLKKDDATKKITFAVSDTGVGIAKETMPKLFEKFSRAKDAQATNIHGTGLGLYVAKKMVDAHHGRVWAESEGEGKGSTFLVELQGK, from the coding sequence ATGTTTCTTCGAAAAACAAAAAGCCAGGCTTTAAAGAGCCCTTCAACTCCTCACGAGGATGAACTCAAAAAAGCGGCGGAAAGCCTCTACAAGCAAAACCATGAGCTTGCGATAAAAAACAAGACGCTTTCTCTCCTTCGAGAACTCTATCAAACGAGCATCCAGAATCTGGAGCCGAATATTCTTGCGGGAAAACTGGCAGAGCAGATCCTCAAAGCTTTTGAATACGAGCTCGTAGCCTTTTTTTCTTACAATGGCAACCGGGACGAGCTGGTGCCGTCGGAATTTGCCCGTTCAGAAAGATGGAATGCGACTCGGGCGAAATTGCAAGTCCATATCGATTCTTTTCATTTTCCTTCCGCCTCTACGCATCCAATCCTCGGAAAAGTCCTGCGAGACAAGCAGATGGTGCATATTGAAAACATAACCGAACTTTGGGGGAAAAATGTGTCCGAGAAAACGCTGAAAGAGTTCCAAGAAAACACTCATCTGAAAAGCATCCTTATGTATCCGCTTTTCACTGATGGGAAAAATCTCGGCGTCCTCATGTTCGGACTTAACCGAAATTATGACGAACTCATCCAGTATGAGAAAGATTCTATAGGGAGTTTTATAAACGTGATTTCTATCGCCCTCGATAAAGCATATTTGTATCAAGAATTGCAGGTTACCAATGAGGATCTTGCGGTTGCCAACGACAAGCTGAAAGAGCTCGACCAACTCAAATCAGAATTCCTTGGACTTGCATCGCATCAACTTCGAAGTCCGATGACGGCAATCAAAGGCTATGCTTCCCTTATTCTTGAAGGAGAATTCGGGACAGTCTCGCCCGAATTGAAAGGAGCGGTAGATATTATTTATCATTCAACTCAAACTCTGACTTCTATGGTCGCCGACTTTTTGGATGTATCGCGAATCGAGCAAGGAAATATGAAGTACGACATGGCTGACTTTGATTTTAAGGTCCTTACCGAAGAGGTGATCAGTGAACAGAAACCAAATATAGAAAAGGCCGGACTTGCGTTCGCATTCAAACCGGAAGAGGGGAAGACTTATATGATGAACGGCGACAAACAAAAACTGAAACAGATTTTGGTCAATTTTATCGACAACTCTGTAAAATATACGCCCAAGGGTTCGATGACTGTCAGTCTCAAAAAAGATGATGCGACGAAGAAAATCACATTTGCTGTTTCCGATACGGGTGTGGGTATCGCTAAAGAAACAATGCCGAAACTCTTCGAAAAATTCAGCCGGGCAAAAGACGCGCAAGCAACGAATATCCACGGAACTGGTCTCGGACTGTATGTAGCAAAAAAGATGGTAGATGCTCACCACGGGCGTGTCTGGGCGGAATCAGAAGGGGAGGGGAAGGGTTCTACTTTCTTGGTAGAACTGCAGGGAAAATAA
- a CDS encoding SET domain-containing protein-lysine N-methyltransferase: MKKNKLDKIIEFNNQNVYTAKSPKGYGYTYFAKRDLKKGEIVISGFGKIVDHQTPHISIQIDHNKHYLPLKLTGKYWNHSCNPNTHIKTRSDGFPDFVATKNIKKGEEITYAYWMSEHGWIKGADENFVKCVCGEETCFGIISSFSQLQKRHRKKALETGSVSKYLKNIYNDRKGSV, translated from the coding sequence ATGAAAAAAAATAAACTAGATAAAATTATCGAATTCAATAATCAAAACGTTTATACGGCAAAATCCCCGAAGGGTTATGGTTATACATATTTTGCAAAAAGAGATTTGAAAAAAGGTGAGATTGTTATAAGCGGTTTCGGTAAAATAGTCGATCATCAAACTCCACACATATCAATACAGATTGATCACAATAAACATTATTTACCTCTCAAATTGACAGGTAAATATTGGAATCATTCGTGTAATCCAAATACGCATATTAAAACTCGATCTGACGGTTTTCCCGATTTTGTAGCAACAAAGAACATCAAAAAAGGTGAAGAAATAACGTATGCATACTGGATGTCAGAACATGGGTGGATAAAGGGAGCAGATGAGAATTTTGTGAAATGTGTATGTGGTGAAGAAACATGCTTTGGAATTATTTCTTCATTTTCGCAGCTACAAAAGCGTCATCGCAAAAAAGCCCTTGAGACAGGCTCCGTTTCAAAGTATCTAAAAAATATTTACAATGATAGGAAGGGGAGTGTATAG
- a CDS encoding pyruvoyl-dependent arginine decarboxylase: MQKIIKVTKGSGTGETKLSAFDAALFDAGIANYNLIRLSSIIPEGYAPKAEKIKMNGSTDFGNKLYVVYASQIENEIGKEAWAGVGWVMSKTDPKRGLFVEHEGADRAQIERLINESIISMVRYRKEEYGEIHSEICGIKCESKPVCALVAAVYKSEGWE, encoded by the coding sequence ATGCAAAAAATCATAAAAGTTACCAAGGGTTCAGGGACAGGGGAGACAAAGTTATCGGCTTTTGACGCCGCTTTGTTTGACGCGGGAATTGCAAACTACAATTTGATCCGCCTTTCTTCCATAATTCCAGAAGGATACGCACCGAAAGCAGAGAAAATAAAAATGAATGGCTCAACAGACTTCGGTAATAAACTCTATGTCGTTTATGCTTCGCAGATAGAAAATGAAATAGGGAAGGAAGCGTGGGCAGGAGTCGGCTGGGTGATGTCGAAAACGGATCCGAAACGGGGACTTTTTGTTGAACACGAGGGAGCGGACCGAGCCCAGATCGAACGACTTATCAATGAAAGCATCATCAGCATGGTGAGGTATCGTAAAGAAGAATACGGAGAGATCCATAGCGAAATCTGCGGAATAAAATGCGAGTCAAAACCTGTCTGCGCACTTGTGGCTGCGGTTTACAAATCCGAAGGATGGGAGTAA
- a CDS encoding prephenate dehydratase domain-containing protein, protein MRVGYLGPGRSTFGFEAAERFFKGEGDVEFVSFSSHTDVCRAAGRGDVDFGVMGVENVIEGMVTESIYAIDKLSRAHGLKISGEVEVPIKLFLFRKQNDGSAPTKIYAQPVAQGQCSQKLAAFKKANNDIPIESVASNSKAAEMASKDPSCVAISTAKAEQEYELVRLDPESITNNTNNFTRFWIVGTKRAKSTENDKTCLLINLDHPKPGGLVKALAPFAERGINLLLCTPIPIPGRKWEYTFLVEFAGSYSEQRMEDAYDQLCASGISMDAPLVLGSYPAGTTK, encoded by the coding sequence ATGAGGGTTGGATACTTAGGTCCGGGAAGGAGCACTTTCGGCTTCGAAGCTGCCGAAAGGTTCTTCAAGGGCGAAGGAGATGTTGAATTTGTCTCCTTTTCCAGTCATACCGATGTCTGCCGGGCAGCCGGCAGGGGTGATGTAGATTTCGGAGTAATGGGAGTTGAGAATGTCATCGAGGGCATGGTCACCGAAAGCATCTACGCCATCGACAAGCTCAGCAGAGCCCATGGTCTGAAAATCTCCGGTGAAGTTGAAGTGCCAATCAAGCTGTTTCTGTTCCGCAAGCAAAATGACGGCAGTGCGCCGACCAAAATCTACGCGCAGCCGGTCGCGCAGGGGCAGTGTTCGCAAAAACTTGCCGCCTTCAAAAAAGCCAATAACGATATCCCGATCGAATCGGTCGCTTCGAACAGCAAGGCGGCCGAGATGGCGAGTAAGGATCCCTCCTGTGTGGCAATCAGCACAGCAAAGGCCGAACAGGAGTACGAATTGGTTCGTCTGGATCCTGAATCGATCACGAACAATACCAACAACTTCACCCGCTTTTGGATAGTGGGTACGAAGAGGGCAAAGTCAACCGAGAACGACAAGACCTGCTTGCTTATAAACTTGGACCATCCCAAACCGGGCGGTCTCGTGAAAGCGCTTGCTCCGTTCGCCGAGAGGGGAATCAATCTCCTTCTCTGCACTCCCATCCCGATTCCGGGCAGGAAATGGGAGTACACCTTCCTAGTTGAGTTCGCTGGAAGTTACAGCGAACAAAGGATGGAAGATGCTTACGATCAGTTGTGCGCAAGCGGTATTTCAATGGATGCTCCCCTGGTGCTGGGATCCTATCCCGCAGGAACTACGAAGTAA
- the tyrS gene encoding tyrosine--tRNA ligase, giving the protein MNALEILQKRGFMQQCSDEQGLHDLFSGSEVTYYAGFDPTADSFHIGSLIPIMAMAHLQKLGHKPIAIIGGGTGLIGDPSGKTELRKMLSREDVASNMAKLSLQFNRYLTLGGKQGLLIDNADWIAELNYIEFLRDIGKHFKVNEMIKNEGYRKRLELEQGLSFIEFNYQLLQAYDFLVLHDQYGCKLQIGGDDQWGNILAGVDLVRKVRRQTVFALTFPLITTARGQKMGKTEAGAVWLNALKTSPYEFYQYWINCDDRDVVRFLLMFTFLTIEEIEKLGALQGADIRQAKEVLAFEATRLCHGEEEAGKAQRTARAAFSKESADGTALPTTLVTKERVAAGISVIDLLVETGLAASKGAARRLIEQGGAYVNDVKVTAIGAVIDQSSFSGGVCIIRHGKKQHHQVKVE; this is encoded by the coding sequence GTGAACGCGCTAGAAATTCTCCAAAAGAGGGGATTCATGCAGCAATGTTCGGACGAACAGGGCCTCCATGACCTGTTTTCTGGATCAGAGGTAACCTACTACGCAGGATTTGATCCGACAGCCGACAGTTTTCACATCGGCAGTCTGATCCCGATCATGGCGATGGCTCATCTCCAGAAGCTTGGTCATAAGCCGATAGCAATTATCGGCGGCGGTACCGGTCTTATTGGGGACCCGAGTGGGAAGACCGAGCTACGCAAGATGCTCTCGCGCGAAGATGTCGCGAGCAACATGGCGAAGCTCTCTTTGCAGTTCAACCGTTACTTGACTCTCGGTGGAAAACAAGGACTCTTGATTGACAACGCAGATTGGATCGCGGAACTCAATTACATTGAGTTCCTGCGCGACATTGGCAAGCATTTCAAGGTCAACGAGATGATTAAGAACGAGGGATACAGGAAACGTCTCGAGTTGGAGCAGGGACTCTCATTCATTGAGTTCAACTACCAGCTTTTGCAGGCGTATGACTTCCTCGTTTTGCACGACCAGTACGGCTGTAAGCTGCAGATAGGAGGCGACGACCAATGGGGGAACATCCTGGCCGGCGTCGATCTGGTAAGGAAAGTGAGAAGACAGACAGTCTTTGCTCTCACTTTCCCGCTCATCACAACCGCGAGGGGGCAGAAGATGGGGAAGACCGAAGCTGGAGCAGTTTGGCTGAATGCTCTCAAGACTTCGCCCTATGAGTTCTATCAGTATTGGATCAATTGCGACGACCGCGATGTTGTCCGGTTCCTGCTTATGTTTACTTTCCTCACAATAGAGGAAATTGAGAAACTAGGGGCACTTCAGGGCGCCGATATTCGCCAGGCAAAAGAAGTGCTTGCCTTCGAGGCAACGCGTCTTTGCCACGGCGAAGAAGAAGCAGGAAAAGCGCAAAGAACGGCTCGAGCGGCTTTCTCAAAAGAATCCGCGGACGGCACGGCGCTTCCGACCACACTCGTCACCAAAGAGAGAGTCGCCGCAGGAATTTCTGTGATCGACTTGTTGGTTGAGACGGGGCTTGCAGCTTCGAAAGGAGCGGCTCGTCGGCTTATCGAACAAGGCGGAGCGTATGTGAATGATGTGAAAGTCACTGCAATCGGTGCCGTGATTGACCAAAGCTCTTTTTCAGGTGGCGTTTGTATCATTCGCCACGGGAAAAAACAACACCACCAAGTCAAGGTGGAATAA
- a CDS encoding 3-deoxy-7-phosphoheptulonate synthase encodes MLGAHTSSSGDERLDDCRIAGYTRLLSRNELAEKFAAPTHVEEAIRRHRQKIKQIVHKQGSIFLVILGPCSIDDPETAFEYSDFVLRLTEEYGSRIMFCMRTYLEKPRSEGGWEGYITDPFLTGEYDYVNGIPMSLDLLLKLSAKLPLAGEFVSPTVANLVAHHYSYGCIGARTVQAPDSRALASGMSMPMGMKNTTDGSLKHAITAVRSARKPHALLAANPEGHDSQVRTLGNSDAHVILRGGDGGPNSHAGNVALVSEALPDVAVAIDGSHGNSNKDCKKQGAIFLDAGRQFAEHGLVRIAMLESYIHEGKQNFPSPETVQTRKRGLSVTDACIGQSETYDLCGQLFEILKPVSNGWAPWQQ; translated from the coding sequence ATGCTCGGAGCTCACACAAGCAGCAGCGGCGATGAAAGACTCGATGATTGTCGCATCGCTGGGTACACTCGGCTGTTGTCTCGAAATGAGCTGGCGGAAAAATTTGCTGCGCCAACCCACGTAGAGGAAGCCATCAGAAGACATCGTCAGAAGATAAAACAGATCGTCCACAAGCAAGGGAGCATTTTTCTGGTCATTCTCGGGCCCTGCTCGATCGATGATCCTGAAACAGCTTTTGAATACTCGGACTTTGTGCTCCGACTTACCGAAGAGTACGGTTCTCGCATTATGTTCTGTATGCGGACCTACCTGGAAAAGCCGCGCTCTGAGGGCGGATGGGAAGGTTACATTACTGACCCTTTCCTTACGGGCGAGTACGATTACGTCAATGGCATTCCGATGAGTCTGGATTTGCTTCTCAAACTTTCGGCCAAGCTCCCGCTTGCCGGCGAGTTTGTGAGTCCAACTGTCGCGAATCTCGTCGCGCACCATTACAGCTACGGTTGTATTGGCGCCCGTACGGTTCAAGCTCCGGACAGCCGTGCTCTTGCAAGTGGAATGTCGATGCCCATGGGTATGAAAAATACCACTGACGGCTCGCTGAAGCACGCAATCACTGCTGTCCGTTCTGCTCGGAAGCCGCACGCTCTTCTGGCTGCGAATCCTGAAGGCCATGACTCGCAGGTCAGAACCTTGGGGAATTCGGACGCGCATGTCATTCTCCGCGGGGGAGATGGCGGGCCGAATTCTCATGCAGGAAACGTGGCTCTGGTCTCTGAAGCCCTGCCTGATGTCGCTGTTGCTATTGACGGATCTCACGGCAATTCGAACAAGGACTGCAAAAAACAGGGTGCGATCTTTCTGGACGCCGGCCGGCAATTCGCAGAGCACGGTCTCGTCCGGATAGCAATGCTCGAGAGCTACATCCATGAGGGAAAGCAGAATTTCCCTTCACCGGAAACGGTTCAGACTCGCAAGCGAGGTCTCTCTGTCACTGATGCTTGTATCGGTCAGAGCGAGACATATGACCTCTGTGGTCAGCTTTTCGAGATTTTGAAGCCAGTTTCCAACGGCTGGGCGCCCTGGCAACAGTAG
- a CDS encoding prephenate dehydrogenase/arogenate dehydrogenase family protein: MKRLKKKHQQSATLAIIGAKGNMGRLLASIFSPLFSVIKIDRESTSSDWRKTWKANIIWLSVPRSSIESLLVEKKFKKEQLVVDVCSLKRGLGAVVARTGATHLSLHPLHGTKVPFIGQRWALIQTLSRGEKHPRGKMLLNFLKEKGISFLPACSEGKHDFMMGITLSIPEMLTIVLEKIIEKYAEDSNRPVPTQEELMQWAVPASNAIFGSYLHLINSTPEWLRNEIVRETPGSLLLSLHQACEEVGGMSLGNVGKKIKAQSKLVRTISLCERDRARDWINAWFVDSTKTLFK, encoded by the coding sequence GTGAAAAGATTAAAAAAGAAACATCAGCAATCTGCCACTCTCGCTATTATTGGGGCTAAGGGAAATATGGGCCGTCTATTAGCCAGCATTTTTTCTCCCTTATTTTCGGTCATTAAAATTGATCGTGAAAGTACCAGCTCCGATTGGAGAAAGACGTGGAAAGCGAATATTATATGGCTCAGCGTTCCTCGCTCTTCCATAGAAAGTCTGCTCGTGGAGAAGAAGTTTAAGAAAGAACAACTGGTTGTAGATGTTTGTTCCCTTAAAAGAGGATTGGGAGCGGTTGTTGCAAGGACCGGTGCAACTCACCTTTCTTTGCACCCTCTGCACGGAACTAAAGTCCCGTTTATTGGCCAGCGCTGGGCTCTCATACAAACTCTTTCTCGAGGAGAAAAACATCCTCGAGGGAAAATGCTCTTGAATTTCCTGAAGGAAAAGGGAATCTCATTTCTTCCTGCATGTTCCGAGGGAAAACACGACTTTATGATGGGAATTACATTGAGCATCCCCGAGATGTTGACCATCGTTCTTGAAAAAATTATCGAGAAGTATGCCGAGGATTCCAATCGACCTGTCCCTACGCAAGAAGAACTTATGCAGTGGGCTGTACCGGCCTCGAACGCGATTTTCGGGTCATATCTTCATCTTATAAATAGCACTCCGGAATGGCTTCGAAACGAAATCGTGAGAGAAACACCGGGTAGTCTGCTTTTGTCTCTACATCAAGCGTGCGAGGAGGTGGGAGGAATGTCTCTCGGAAATGTTGGGAAGAAAATCAAAGCCCAATCCAAATTAGTGCGCACGATTTCTCTCTGTGAAAGAGATCGAGCGAGAGATTGGATCAATGCGTGGTTTGTCGACTCGACAAAAACTCTTTTCAAATAG
- a CDS encoding HD domain-containing protein, which translates to MLNKITLLQIKKLGVEIDWNDAFAGKSKGNKHLFRVVKLAKFMAQKLRANVSIVEAGAWLHDTALPSGNDYDSEKNKQIVKDILKNVDLSEEELEKVSECVACHEGTGKATTLEAKIVHDADVLEKSGILGIIRHTWKLTNSGKISPENITEGTAKDILDHLKWRRKKLQTPLGKKIQAYLTVPVTSVEAQEIISTASEKAAKSIVTEKIADSLFGKLTNIQKERLKEQLNMGYLKKF; encoded by the coding sequence ATGCTTAACAAAATAACACTGCTTCAAATAAAGAAACTTGGCGTTGAAATAGACTGGAATGACGCCTTTGCCGGAAAATCCAAAGGAAATAAGCATCTCTTTCGAGTTGTGAAATTAGCTAAATTCATGGCTCAAAAATTACGAGCAAATGTCTCAATTGTTGAGGCGGGGGCATGGCTTCATGATACAGCCCTCCCGTCAGGAAACGACTACGATTCTGAGAAAAATAAACAAATCGTAAAAGATATCCTGAAAAATGTAGACTTATCGGAGGAAGAATTAGAAAAAGTTTCTGAATGCGTCGCTTGCCATGAAGGAACAGGAAAGGCAACAACACTTGAAGCAAAGATAGTCCATGATGCTGATGTTTTAGAAAAATCTGGAATTCTCGGTATCATTCGCCACACATGGAAGCTTACTAATTCAGGCAAGATCTCTCCAGAAAATATTACTGAGGGGACAGCAAAAGACATTTTAGACCATCTGAAGTGGCGCAGAAAGAAGCTCCAAACACCTTTGGGTAAAAAAATACAAGCTTATTTGACTGTGCCAGTTACTTCAGTGGAAGCTCAAGAAATAATTTCAACCGCTTCAGAAAAAGCGGCGAAAAGTATCGTTACAGAAAAGATAGCCGACTCGCTCTTTGGCAAATTAACGAATATTCAAAAAGAAAGACTCAAAGAACAATTGAATATGGGTTATCTGAAAAAATTTTAA